A genome region from Calliopsis andreniformis isolate RMS-2024a chromosome 2, iyCalAndr_principal, whole genome shotgun sequence includes the following:
- the Bhd gene encoding folliculin has protein sequence MQEKHLCKNMFKYRGYQNDYSDEIIDKNLLAISAIHNGLTVLGKNDNIDDIKLQGPMMNLEEGTKFLSIISMACKAIIACTKQLDIMDLKFEKKDYGTNLACGAKAIEAAIQDNKILRSNPFATFSQISYIIGRTVGGYHGGFYSLFFHNIAEGFSKYANNKQITAEMWLNVLSTANRAIEELKITFTFNIQVLTVLVLIEKDLTNSLNEKMNPIDAFGSAVKIAENSATDIVCTSKYPDPQKHAVGIWMRAVYEDGQYECEGCRSIGNVKYLSNEHETRTSFLSAQQSLTQDIWCLLKHACFRSLSCEVHPGNDGVCYFGDEYRGHVLSHTFTLKDAQARGFRRWCSFIVFMRDKQFLLNMWPFLVDNLKEVIRELQDFAEKKYNAEEAECPQRVVRLTTANNESRSYNNSNKQPRTFSDITNEKYVFIRIHMWLVWILSAGAKHFIEIFPMSLLDDELNYNLEHQIETEEGFTLVNAKLPVNLNLNSNELGASSEFSEVSRKPITVILRDLRTVLGKDQFRQLLYSSLTGVQILVRGPSTQRLESLYGLSSLIPQACRRVKTQATEYMDPNKCNFIGVDTSVAVPLPCATVCRLDIVSDEHKVENSNSHIVRWTGTLPLKLPTLLTKIEKSLDNEKLENATLKAHFAALQEEWANIAKVVHAMRGRGHSGDLSGLMLSLGAGPHDKKLLDAWSMGLPPNPA, from the exons ATGCAAGAGAAGCATTTGTGTAAAAATATGTTTAAATACAGGGGATACCAAAATGACTATTCTGATGAAATAATAGACAAAAATCTTTTAGCAATATCAGCAATACATAATGGTTTAACTGTATTAGGTAAG AATGATAATATAGATGACATAAAATTACAAGGGCCAATGATGAACCTTGAAGAGGGTACAAAATTTTTATCAATTATATCAATGGCATGCAAAGCCATTATAGCATGTACAAAACAGTTGGATATAATGGATCTAAAATTTGAAAAGAAAGATTACGGTACAAATCTCGCTTGTGGGGCTAAAGCTATAGAAGCTGCTATTCAG GACAATAAAATATTGAGATCAAATCCATTTGCAACATTTTCACAAATTAGTTATATAATTGGAAGAACAGTGGGTGGATATCATGGAGGGTTTTATTCcttattttttcataatatTGCAGAA GGCTTCTCAAAATATGCAAACAACAAACAAATAACAGCAGAAATGTGGTTGAATGTTCTTAGTACTGCAAATAGAGCAATAGAAGAGCTtaaaataacttttacatttaATATACAAGTACTTACTGTTTTAGTACTCATAGAAAAAGATTTAACAAATTCATTAAATGAAAAGATGAATCCAATTGATGCATTTGGTTCAGCTGTAAAAATTGCTGAAAATTCTGCCACTGACATTGTATGT ACATCTAAATATCCTGATCCTCAAAAACATGCAGTAGGTATATGGATGAGAGCAGTATATGAAG ATGGACAATATGAATGCGAAGGATGTCGAAGCATTGGTAACGTGAAATATTTAAGTAATGAACATGAAACTAGGACATCATTCCTATCTGCCCAACAGTCTTTAACTCAAGATATTTGGTGTTTATTAAAGCATGCATGCTTTAG GAGTTTAAGTTGTGAAGTACATCCTGGTAACGATGGTGTTTGCTACTTTGGAGATGAATACAGGGGGCATGTTTTAAGTCATACATTTACATTGAAAGATGCCCAG GCAAGAGGCTTCAGAAGATGGTGCAGTTTTATTGTTTTCATGAGAGACAAGCAGTTTCTCTTAAATATGTGGCCATTTTTAGTTGACAATTTAAAAGAAGTGATTAGAGAATTACAGGATTTTGCTGAGAAAAAGTACAATGCAGAAGAAGCTGAGTGCCCACAAAGAGTAGTTCGTTTAACAACAGCTAATAATGAATCAAGATCCTATAATAATTCAAACAAACAACCCAGAACTTTTAGTGATATAACtaatgaaaaatatgttttcataag AATCCACATGTGGCTGGTATGGATTCTTAGTGCAGGAGCAAAACATTTCATAGAAATATTTCCCATGAGCTTATTAGATGATGAATTAAATTACAATTTGGAACATCAGATTG AAACTGAAGAAGGATTTACTTTAGTGAATGCTAAATTACctgtaaatttaaatttaaattcaaatgaaTTAGGAGCCAGCTCAGAGTTCTCAGAAGTCTCAAGAAAACCTATTACAGTGATACTTAGAGATTTGAGAACTGTATTAGGAAAGGATCAATTTAGACAGCTTTTATATTCTAGTTTAACTGGTGTTCAAATTTTGGTAAGAGGTCCAAGTACTCAAAGATTGGAGTCTTTGTATGGGCTAAGTTCTCTTATCCCACAAGCATGTCGAAGAGTCAAGACTCAAGCAACAGAGTATATGGATCCCAATAAGTGTAACTTCATTG GTGTTGACACTTCAGTAGCGGTTCCTCTACCCTGTGCAACTGTGTGTAGATTAGATATTGTTTCTGATGAACATAaagttgaaaattcaaattcacaCATTGTCAGATGGACAGGTACATTACCACTGAAACTTCCAACACTACTGACAAAGATTGAAAAATCTCTTGATAATGAAAAACTTGAAAATGCTACTCTTAAAGCACATTTTGCTGCATTACAGGAAGAATGGGCAAA TATTGCAAAAGTTGTCCATGCTATGCGAGGTCGTGGTCATAGTGGAGACCTTTCTGGACTTATGCTTAGTTTGGGTGCTGGTCCTCATGATAAAAAGTTATTAGATGCATGGTCGATGGGCTTACCACCAAATCCagcataa
- the LOC143187785 gene encoding DNA polymerase delta subunit 2, translating into MEIPSTSYHRKSLKFQDIKRFKICSRSYERQYFYIYLSRLNALREYLQQKAKEKWGEHEIVTISELSEKNESNNCIIIGTLYKHQELKPSILRDLSKELQLTPQSPRSNYASFKDLLFLEDEVLRIKLVGNHMNIQDVVSGITCAVLGHELENGTFSVIDWCFPGCCPKLHGLQPSKIQGKILMISGLDLINNTNILSLNLLFEWISGMIGDTKTQKDLSAITCIIIAGNSVKGSVEVYNHKGYFETKAHDEVIFKEAATIAHKLDDFLYPIAKNCPIILMPGEFDPTCHLIPQQPFHPCILPQCSRFKTFHAVTNPWIGNINSCIIAGSSGQPILDIMKVAGLADVSPLTWLERTLDWRHYAPTAPDTLSAYPYSNVDPFVMMECPYVYFVGNMDKYDTKLITASKGQTTRLICIPKFSETQTAVLVDLHDLKTQPVSFGIS; encoded by the exons ATGGAAATTCCATCGACGTCGTATCATCGTAAATCGTTAAAATTTCAAGATATTAAAAGATTTAAAATTTGTTCAAGGAGTTACGAAAgacaatatttttatatatatcttTCAAGATTAAATGCATTGAGGGAGTATCTTCAGCAAAAAGCAAAAGAAAAATGGG GAGAACATGAAATAGTTACAATATCAGAACTCTCCGAAAAAAATGAAAGTAATAATTGTATCATAATAGGAACATTGTATAAACATCAAGAATTAAAACCATCTATATTACGTGATCTTAGCAAAGAACTTCAACTAACACCCCAATCACCTAGATCAAATTATGCATCGTTTAAAGATTTATTGTTTTTGGAGGATGAAGTATTACGTATTAAATTGGTCGGAAATCACATGAATATCCAAGATGTAGTTAGTGGCATTACTTGTGCTGTACTTGGACATGAATTGGAAAATGGAACATTCTCT GTAATAGACTGGTGCTTTCCAGGATGTTGTCCAAAACTACATGGGCTTCAACCATCAAAAATACAGGGAAAAATTTTAATGATTTCAGGTttagatttaataaataatacaaatattttaagTTTAAATCTTTTATTTGAATGGATAAGTGGTATGATTGGTGATACTAAAACACAAAAAGATTTATCAGCTATTACATGTATTATTATAGCAG GAAACAGTGTAAAAGGATCTGTAGAAGTATACAATCATAAAGGATATTTTGAAACAAAAGCACATGATGAAGTTATATTTAAAGAAGCTGCAACAATAGCACACAAACTTGATGATTTTCTTTATCCCATAGCAAAAAATTGTCCTATAATATTAATGCCAGGTGAATTTGATCCAACTTGTCATTTAATACCTCAACAACCATTTCACCCTTGTATTCTACCTCAGTGCTCCAG ATTTAAAACATTCCATGCTGTCACTAATCCTTGGATCGGCAACATCAATTCTTGTATTATAGCTGGATCCAGTGGTCAGCCCATTTTAGATATTATGAAGGTAGCTGGCCTTGCTGATGTCTCGCCATTAACATGGTTGGAACGTACATTAGACTGGCGACATTATGCACCAACTGCACCAGACACTCTATCAGCGTATCCATATTCCAATGTTGACCCATTTGTCATGATGGAATGTCCATATGTATATTTTGTTGGTAATATGGACAAATATGATACCAAATTAATCACAG CAAGCAAAGGACAGACAACGAGATTAATTTGTATTCCAAAGTTTTCTGAAACACAAACAGCTGTGTTGGTTGATTTACATGATTTAAAAACACAGCCTGTTTCTTTTGGTATCAGTTAA
- the LOC143188042 gene encoding uncharacterized protein LOC143188042, translating to MRSKVMNGDNWEGKWPKQQSEANKTVQRSNRKTQKSGLKLSKPSRGVTPRERTLRRLESNERERMRMHSLNDAFQSLREVIPHVTKERRLSKIETLTLAKNYIVALTDVICAMRSEEKAIEQQNEVSESQESSSNVNICLNMNIPISSKSLKGNFNSYQTNYS from the exons ATGAGATCTAAAGTAATGAACGGGGATAATTGGGAAGGAAAATGGCCTAAACAACAATCTGAGGCTAATAAAACAGTACAACGAAGTAACAGAAAAACTCAAAAATCAGGCTTGAAATTATCAAAACCATCCAGAGGAGTAACACCAAGAGAAAGAACTCTTAGAAGACTGGAAAGTAATGAAAGAGAAAGGATGAGAATGCATAGTTTGAATGATGCTTTCCag TCTCTACGTGAAGTAATTCCCCACGTTACCAAAGAGAGGCGGTTATCAAAAATTGAAACCTTAACTTTAGCAAAGAATTATATAGTTGCTCTCACAGATGTGATATGTGCAATGAGAAGTGAAGAAAAAGCTATAGAGCAACAAAATGAGGTTTCTGAATCTCAAGAGTCATCTAGTAATGTGAATATTtgtttaaatatgaatattccaATTTCCTCAAAGTCATTGAAAGgaaattttaattcttatcAGACTAATTATTCATAA
- the Dph1 gene encoding diphthamide biosynthesis 1 isoform X1: MSEECNNSVVIAKPKQSRKVFRTPIKINKIPEEILNDPLLNTAIAALPSNYNFEIHKSVWRIKDAKAKRVALQMPEGLLMYATTIADIIEDFTEAETVIMGDVTYGACCIDDYTAKALNADFLIHYGHSCLIPIDQTAGIKVLYVFVNIKIDMSHCVECLQATLASTTKIALVSTIQFAGTLQAIATEMKKNGFEVSIPQSKPLSRGEILGCTAPQIEYSDVVVYVGDGRFHLEAAMIANPKLRAFRYDPYEKKLTEEFYNHEQMLNTRLMVIEYAKEAERFGLVLGTLGRQGNPTVLKNLENKIKSLGKQNITILLSEIFPDKIKLFKGIDAFIQVACPRLSIDWGIAFEKPFLTPYEGAVALKMINYDSSKPYPMDFYASASLGPWTPNYKESESGKQTDMLW; the protein is encoded by the exons ATGAGTGAAGAGTGTAATAATTCTGTTGTAATAGCTAAGCCAAAGCAAAGTCGTAAAGTGTTTAGAACtccaattaaaataaataaaattccagAAGAGATCTTGAATGATCCATTATTAAACACAGCTATTGCTGCATTACCTTCCAATTATAACTTTGAAATTCATAAATCAGTATGGAGaattaaagatgcaaaagctaaaAGAGTTGCGTTGCAAATGCCAGAAGGACTTTTAATGTATGCTACAACTATAGCTGACATTATAGAAGACTTTACAGAAGCAGAAACTGTTATAATGGGAGATGTTACTTATG GAGCATGTTGTATAGATGATTATACTGCAAAAGCATTAAATGCAGATTTTTTAATTCATTATGGACATTCTTGTTTGATACCTATTGATCAAACAGCTGGCATTAAGGTGCTTTATGTATTtgttaatataaaaattgataTGTCACATTGTGTTGAATGCTTACAAGCTACATTAGCAAGTACAACAAAAATTGCTCTTGTTAGTACTATACAATTTGCTGGTACTTTACAAGCAATTGCTACTGAAATGAAGAAAAATGGTTTTGAAGTATCTATTCCACAAAGTAAACCATTAAGTCGTGGAGAG ATTTTAGGTTGTACAGCACCACAAATTGAGTATTCTGATGTAGTTGTATATGTTGGAGATGGTCGATTTCATTTAGAAGCAGCAATGATTGCTAATCCAAAATTACGAGCATTTCGATATGATCCCTATGAAAAGAAATTAACTGAAGAATTTTATAATCATGAACAAATGCTAAATACTAGATTAATGGTAATTGAATATGCAAAAGAGGCTGAGAGATTTGGATTAGTACTTGGCACATTAGGAAGACAAGGGAATCCTActgttttaaaaaatttagaaaataaaattaaatcactGGGGAAACAGAATATTACCATATTACTCTCAGAGATATTTCCAGATAAAATTAAACTTTTTAAGGGGATTGATGCCTTTATACAG GTTGCATGTCCACGGTTAAGTATAGACTGGGGTATAGCTTTTGAAAAACCATTTCTCACACCATATGAAGGAGCTGTAGCTTTAAAAATGATTAACTATGACAGTAGTAAACCATATCCTATGGACTTCTATGCTTCAGCCAGTCTTGGACCATGGACCCCTAATTACAAGGAATCTGAGTCAGGAAAGCAGACTGACATGTTGTGGTAA
- the Dph1 gene encoding diphthamide biosynthesis 1 isoform X2: protein MPEGLLMYATTIADIIEDFTEAETVIMGDVTYGACCIDDYTAKALNADFLIHYGHSCLIPIDQTAGIKVLYVFVNIKIDMSHCVECLQATLASTTKIALVSTIQFAGTLQAIATEMKKNGFEVSIPQSKPLSRGEILGCTAPQIEYSDVVVYVGDGRFHLEAAMIANPKLRAFRYDPYEKKLTEEFYNHEQMLNTRLMVIEYAKEAERFGLVLGTLGRQGNPTVLKNLENKIKSLGKQNITILLSEIFPDKIKLFKGIDAFIQVACPRLSIDWGIAFEKPFLTPYEGAVALKMINYDSSKPYPMDFYASASLGPWTPNYKESESGKQTDMLW from the exons ATGCCAGAAGGACTTTTAATGTATGCTACAACTATAGCTGACATTATAGAAGACTTTACAGAAGCAGAAACTGTTATAATGGGAGATGTTACTTATG GAGCATGTTGTATAGATGATTATACTGCAAAAGCATTAAATGCAGATTTTTTAATTCATTATGGACATTCTTGTTTGATACCTATTGATCAAACAGCTGGCATTAAGGTGCTTTATGTATTtgttaatataaaaattgataTGTCACATTGTGTTGAATGCTTACAAGCTACATTAGCAAGTACAACAAAAATTGCTCTTGTTAGTACTATACAATTTGCTGGTACTTTACAAGCAATTGCTACTGAAATGAAGAAAAATGGTTTTGAAGTATCTATTCCACAAAGTAAACCATTAAGTCGTGGAGAG ATTTTAGGTTGTACAGCACCACAAATTGAGTATTCTGATGTAGTTGTATATGTTGGAGATGGTCGATTTCATTTAGAAGCAGCAATGATTGCTAATCCAAAATTACGAGCATTTCGATATGATCCCTATGAAAAGAAATTAACTGAAGAATTTTATAATCATGAACAAATGCTAAATACTAGATTAATGGTAATTGAATATGCAAAAGAGGCTGAGAGATTTGGATTAGTACTTGGCACATTAGGAAGACAAGGGAATCCTActgttttaaaaaatttagaaaataaaattaaatcactGGGGAAACAGAATATTACCATATTACTCTCAGAGATATTTCCAGATAAAATTAAACTTTTTAAGGGGATTGATGCCTTTATACAG GTTGCATGTCCACGGTTAAGTATAGACTGGGGTATAGCTTTTGAAAAACCATTTCTCACACCATATGAAGGAGCTGTAGCTTTAAAAATGATTAACTATGACAGTAGTAAACCATATCCTATGGACTTCTATGCTTCAGCCAGTCTTGGACCATGGACCCCTAATTACAAGGAATCTGAGTCAGGAAAGCAGACTGACATGTTGTGGTAA